In the genome of Brachypodium distachyon strain Bd21 chromosome 3, Brachypodium_distachyon_v3.0, whole genome shotgun sequence, the window GTAAACCAACCAGACCATTGCAGTGAGGTGTAATCATATGCATTATTTTCTCACTAACACAAACTTTTGCAGAAAGGCTCATGGAATAAAAAACCTACTACAATATTGGCTCCAAAGCTATAGCTGGGACAGCaatcataaaataaaattttgaagACTTGATCACAAAAATATAGATGCTCTATTCTGATGTTACTGATATACCTTTCTTTCAGGTGGGATACATGTTACATGATCGTGTACTCCGTCCTGCTGAAGTTGGTGTCACTGAAGGTGGTCCAACCGAGGAAATTACAGAAGAGAAGTCTAGCAAGTCGGATTAAATTCGATCTCAGATCATCTGCCTTCGGGCACGAGTGTGATTGCTCTGAACATAAAAAGGGAGACACAGTGGTGCACCAACCGGTGGACGAAACAGCGGTGCATCCACCTATGGACAAGTTTTCTTTTTAGGCTCGACAGCAGATCCCTTTCATGGATGCTTGTTATACTCATATCATTTTTGTTGTGATGAGCATGCGATACTTGCCTAGGTCTAGATCTgccaccttttgttttttatcCGACCAGAAGTGATTTCTGGgctaattttttgtttgtcaaACTCGTTATCACGGATATGCTATTTGACCTCTAATCTTATCTGAAGTTCGAACCACGATACTCCCTGCTGTTAAAAAATGATAACAATTTCATGGTTAGGGGTTACAGATTTTCTCTTCAATCTATGTTACGCTTGGGCCTCGTTATCTTACATGGATTTGCAGTGCATTTTTATCCAAACGGAGAGTTTGAAAATGTGGCGTTGCAGGTAAATACGACCCAGCAAAATAATTTGAAAGCCTGAAATGACTATGCCCTGATTCTGCATATAAGATGTTCTGGGTTTGTCCGACCAAGCTAATTGAATCTGCCGTACTGTAAAACAACTTGATAAAAAGCATGTGCCCTGCTATCTGCCTTGGAGGCGTTATTTGCCTCCCACTGTTCTCTTTGTTAACCCTAACGAACAAACTGCCATTAATCTTAAGTGGGTATTGCATGCTTTGAATAGGTTTCTGGCATGCACATTAATTATTCAAAAGAGTGAGCTAATTCCTATTGGTTTCGACTCTTTTGAAGTAGCCCCCTTTAAATCCATTTTTGGCTGCACCTTGGGGAATTTTCcaataaaaaatatctagGTATCCCCTTGCACTATAGGTCTATGACAAACTCAAGAGGGAGGATATCCAACCACTTGTTGACAAAGTCCTGAAGAGAATGGCTGGCTGGAGAGGGAAGCTGACCTTGATTAAATCTTGTCTGGCACCATACCTATTTATCTGTTGTCCTTTTCCCCGTTTCCCAAGTGGGCTTTAAACCTTATTATGAACTCTCAGATGGCACACTGCCTCTAGAGTGATTTTGAAGGGCATAGAAAACTGAACTTAGCAAATTGGCTTCTCATCTttatgaaaaaatatttttgaggTCTAAGCACCCCATCTCTGAAAGATCTTAATATCTGTTATTAGGTTCCCGGTTGAAAATATATTCTCTTGCCGAAGAGAAAATCTGGAAAACTATTGTTGACAACAAGTACAACACTTGTAGCCAATATTGTTTTTGTAGCAAGGAGGTTGGGGTGTACAGATTCAGGAAAGGGGTGATGTATGCTGTCCAGGCTATCAAGTTTGGTCACAGATGGTCTGTTGGAGAGATGGTAGGAAAATTCTTTTTTGTGAAGACATCTGGTTTGGGTCCTCCCCTCTATCAATTCAACTGAAATCTTTATGTGATCAGCAATGAGCAATGTGCATGTTGCTTCTGTCTGGGACTACTTTAATGCTCTAAGGATTTTCAGTGCCCTCCTGATGGAACAGTGGTATGAGATTGAACAGATTGCTCAGAGTGTTAGATACACCGATGATTCTGATGTTTTGATTTTGATGTATAGTAATAATGGTTTATATTCCTCTAGTTCTTTATAAGCCATCATTATCCAATCAACATTCCTGTTGTCTGGTCCTTAGTGGTTCCCCCTAGGATACATGTCTTTCTGTGGCTTTCTGCTCACAACAAGATCATGACCAAAGGTAACTTAAAAAggaatttgaaaaaaaaaacagaattatGTAGGTGCTTTTTGTGACGAATGTGAGTCAGTTCAGCGCCTCTATTCTTTTATTGTGTTGTGCCCAAATCTATTTGGACACATATATCTCAGTTTTTTGGCAGAAATTTAGGTCAAAATTTTCTGTCTATTTTACAATGTTTGGTTGCTAATAAGAAACTTTCAATGATGAATGTAGTATGTGCATATGTTCTTTGGAGTCTATGACCCATAGAAATGACATGATTTCTAACCTCTCTTCTTGGTCTGATAATTTCAAGAAGATTTGgtactccgtccaacaaaagatgtctcaaatttgtaaaaatttgaatgtatctagacatgacttagtgtatagatgcatttaaatttaatcaaggttgagacatcctttgttggacggaggaagtagcttttttttaagagaagAAGATTTGGTAGCTAGTCCTGAAACGTATAAAGAAATGGAATATTTTGTTCAAGGAGGATCATGATGGCTGCCGTATGCCAACAATCTCCCAGAATATCAGCAAACCTCATTTGGTCACATGGAAGTAGGCTGTAATAGCTTTTAGCCCCCCTGTGGTGACTACTATTGATAGCAATGCTCTAGCTGGGAGCGGCTCGAAGATATCCAATGAAGATGTTCAGGTCCCTTCCCCTGCTCAGTTGAAGCTCCTCTGTGCCAGTCCAGTTTCTGTTCTGCCGATCTCTAATTTGGGCACTGCGGGGAAAACTGCGAGGGGTGTGTCTGTTACACATGTTTGAAGCGCAAGAAGCAGTCTGAAGTTTAATCTGGGGGCGCGCCCTTGCTAGTGAAGTTGTTCTGTTCTGTTACATTTTAACTACCGCACATTATTTCTTATTTCGACCTGCATGTTACCTTTAAGACTGTTGTGATTGTGATATCATAGATATTACTACATTTTcgtataaacttggtcaaatttgatgAAGTTTGATTTACAACAAATGTAGATTATCTTGTATTTAGAAACCGAGGTAGTGGTTTACATTTTCTTCATGTGCAAACCAAGTTTGGCTTAATTTCTTTAACACTTTGCTGGGATGTAAGCACTCAAGCACGGCATGCCTAGGTAACTTGCTTCGTTGAATTTTCAGATATCTCTAGCTGTATCTTAACTAATGTTGTGTTCACATTGTTATAAATTGCTCCATTCAaacatatatactccgtaAAATAAAAGCGCACTTTGCACATGCCAATGCATAGATATTTTCATTAACATCAATGTTTTACACTTGACTATTGTGAGTTCTGTAATAAATTCTGTTGAGCTGTTTGTCTTGATGAAAATATTCCAGAAAGTTACACAAATGGCCCAAAGGCAAATATAGTAAAGAATTCCAAGGAATAGATGAGCCGCCTGTTACATTCTCATCTCAAGGTCAGGGGTTACAGATTTTCTCTTCAATCTATGTTCTGTTCGAGCTTCATTTTGCTCGCCTGTATCACcttcatcctcatcatcaGGGTCCTTCGGACCTAAGTTTAAATTTAGGTCGGTCCCACCACCATTATTGCCAGAATCTCGAGCCTCATCCGATGCCTGAAATAGGACATGTACGCTCAATTTTCAATTTGAAGAGGAAATAAGGAGAAACAAGTCATCAGCTAATTGACGGGGAAAGTGGTTTGCGCTGTGGGTAGAGCAAATACACATGGTCTCTCATGTAAAATAGTTGGTAAAAGGATCACCAAAATCGATCTAAAAGAGAGACAAAAGTAAAGAAAATTACAGAAACTTCAAAAATTCTTCATAGAACAACAAATACAGGGAACAAATATTGCACAATGAACACCATTAGATGATTGCTGCCTTACTAGAAAACAAACAATTTTCAAGTCTAGTCTATAGCATCAGAAAAATGTACTCACTTTTGTAGTTATAGTCTACACTGAGTACCAGAAAGAACGATATTGTATATATTTCAACATACTTAAAAATACCGTCCAAACAAGCTATTAGAGAAAGacattttcctttgaaatGAAGTGGTACGGTTATGTGAACTAGTGCTACCACCTCTTATGATCTATGGTGTCACAAAAAAGCCACATATAATATGAAGCATAACATTATACCAACTATTTGCAAACAGGCATATAAAATTTCTTGTGAGAACGATCACGAATCAAGAATCATCATTGACAATTTCAGGAAATATTTTAAGCGGTAAAGAGCTGGATGCTTTGCTATGCTAAGCTATGAGCCAGTGTACTACAATGGCAGATACGTTTTTGGATGAATCAAGATAATCAAAATCCAAAGAAGATCGCTGTTGTCAAATACTGTAAAATGACATTTGTTGGGACATGGGAGCtaaacatttttgtttgtttgttagtTTGATCGTTTGTGAACATTACTGAATTAAAGAAGATAACCACTGCAAACTAATAGTACATCTGACTAAGAGCAATTTTACCTGTGATTCATCCATGGGCGTATCATCAATATTAGTTTTCCCATTAGATGGCTCAGTTTCAGTGGATGAAGGATCTCCATCATTAGCCTTATTCTCATCGTCAGATTTGGCAGATTCTTGCCTCTGATCTTCAACTATAGAAACCTGCAGTGTGGCGAGATTGAATTAAAGCAGGCTGACAAAATatcagaaaaaacaaacatgtgaAAACGCCAGAGTTCCAGAGGGTAAATGTTGTCACGAACAGGGAGTGAAGTAGTTGGCAAAAGTAAGTAAATGCACCCCAAGACTGAACATAATATTAAATGTATTCATCAATTTGATCAAATCAAGATTATATTTAAGATAAGCAAACAGCCAGGCGTCTCTACACTGAAGTTGAACTACAATTCAGAAGAAAAGACTGTAAATAGTCAAAGGGTCTTGCGGATGCTTTACCCAAGTAAGTTGCCGTAGCCACCACACTGTAAAATAAACTCAGTTTGGGAGCACCACACTATAATGCTTATTATCCTACTAAACAATCAGTGGTCAAATTAGATGATGCACGATTAACACTGCCAATCAAGTTTAGCAATACTAGTGAAATTCTAAACTCCAGGCTAATTTACTTAAACACCATAGACGTACAATTACCCAACTCGCAAACGTACAACTCTATTGTAAAGTAAACTTAGTTTGGCGTGGTCAGTTTCCGGGGCTATTTGCAGATCATAATATTTCAAACCCGTTTCAACCATATGGTCCCCAGTGTTGCATATCATCCCAAAATTCCCCTGGTTCAACAGTTCAGTTCGACCAAGATCTAAAAAAAAGCTCAATCTTTGAGCGCGCAGACTAAAAGAAACGAACCCATCGTAGCCCCAGAAACCGACCACACCAGACCCAAGAATTACATCAAGAATCCTCACCGGCACGTACCGCCGTCTTCTCGTGGCCGTctccgcagccgccgccgcctgctccccATCTCCTTCCCCTGCTCCTCCGTTGGCGCCGTTCAGCGGGGTCCATTTGAACAGGACCAGGTTATTCCCGCGGGATCCGGCCGCGGTGGAGGAggtcgcggcggaggccgcggtggccgcggcggcggcgatggggaCCCACTCCTTGCGCCACTTTCTAACGGGCCCGGTGAACGTCGTCGCCGGGCCGTAGCGGGCCGAAGAGCGCCCTAACCGAGCGCCCACGCCCTCCATGCCAGGGAATTCCTGtgacgccgcggcggcggaggtgtcCTTCTGCGGCGAGGCGGGTACGAGCGCGGGTAGGTTACGATTGGGTACACGGAAATAATTCGCCGCGAGGGAGATCTAGCACGAAAGGTTGATACCAAGTGGGAGCGGTTTCGCAGCGACCGTGGGATCCGTCCGTATGTGGGCCGAGCACGGCAGCTGTTTTTCAAAATTACCAAAACAAGCACTTGTATGACATAGGGGCCCACTTTGCAATATACGCATTAAATTCGGACCCGACTTGGATAcatttggtttggtttgaGGTTAAAATAATCACGTTACCTAAGAGGTTAAAATAATCAGGTTACCTAAGAGCATCTCGGATCCCACATAATCTGAACCTGAAAAACTTTTTTTCCGTGAGCTGAATCCTCGTTTTGGGTGCGAAAAAGACCTGGCCAGAATTGAGTTTGCAGGATCTGTTCCGCCCATGGCCTGCAAACCGCAAATATGCACACcgaaaacaaaaattgaaACTTCGTTAGTTCACAATTCGACAGTTCATAGTCACGGTTCACAAAATACTTGCGCATATCATAGCGCATCACATGAAAGCTCAAATTAAAACAACCAAATGTTGTTGCTTTACGGTGGAGCAGAAGTAGCATCGGCGGCAGAAAAGGCTGCGGCAGCAGTCGTGGTAGCTCTAGCTTGGCAGCGACGCAGCATGATGTCCTCCTTCTTCATCTGCCACCACTGTCGGCCGAGTTCATCAAAGGGCGTTAGGATCCATCGTCATGACTctgttctcctcctcctccaaatcCTTGGCCGCTTTGGCCTCCTCAGTTGCAGTCCGTCGTGCATCGATCTTCGCCCTCTCTTCCTCAATTGCAGTCCTCCGGACGTCGATCTTCGTCCTCTCTCGATCCACTTCTTTCACCACTTGCCACTTCTCCAATTTGTGCGCATGCTTCTTGTCGGCCAATGCAAGTTTGACCTCCAATTTCTTAGCCGCGGCAATCTCTTTCGGTTTCATcaattcatcaaatttggtCGTCAAACTAGAGGTCTCTCTTTGCTTCTTCAACCTCTCCTTCTCTGTATTCCTTCCATCCGGCCTGCGCGGGTTCTTTCCACCCTATGGTGCATCactatcatcatcatcatccaacTCAACGAAGGATCCTTTCTTCGGGGGTGTTTCTTCATCCCTCAGTCTCCACTTCTCGCTATCCTCTAAAACCTTCCAACAATGGTGGAGCATGAAAGGCCTCCGCTTTGACGCCGGCATCTCCTTGTACCTCGCCATTGCAATCTTGTCATGCAAATGGAAATAACAATCAAAATTGTCCAATGGGGAGAATCAAACAAACATGTATTGACTCAATTTCACTCACATAATCATCAATTCGGCACCCGCTTGGTGGCGCATGCTCCAAACAACCACTCCACCGACTGCAACAAGTCTTGATCGTCTCAAATCTTCCTTGGAGTGACCTCAATTTATGCGCCGAAGGAACCTCCATCATACAATGATATTTGTCCTCGATCCTTTGCCAATACTTCTTGCCGGATTGATCATTTTCGGACAAAGCATGAGCGATACACTCTCAAATGCTCTCACCAATATCACGTCTTTGACTTCGGAGTAATTGCTCGCCCGCGGAGCCAATTTAGGTTGGGATCCGTCGAAAACCCCTCCTCTATCTCCTCAAGATcattctcctctcctccctcggcTCCCTCTTCACCCCTGGCGCCCTCGGTACCCAATCCAGTGTCATCATAGTCCTCTAAAGGCGCCAAATCGATGTACACCGTATTCTCgtgcaatcagaggggggcgGGGGGGTGAATGCTTGCGCGCAAGCAAAtcaaaacttttcccgaaagttcaaaacCTAAAAcacgtgatagtaaaacagccttAACTTTCGATTGgatgaataaaaaaatacgtatgagtaggtattgaaattatctaaccaaagAACCAAAAAGCAGCTCAATCGGATGTGTGAATCacaagatatgatcaaaacagtaagagctgacagaaagttacgagaatcaATCTAgaaccaatttcgaggaataactaaaaagatgaagtaatcgtAGTCTTCCCTTGATCTGGTGGGAAACCTGCATCAAaatattatgaacttgtgataaaCCTACatcaaagtgttagaaagatttAGCACGAAGAattcacgaagatccgagaaaaatggagatgacaccgccaacgaatttttttattgcaacgatgtcgatcgattacagaagatgcaaccatgcatccaaaaactctccaagaattgatctaaatccaaagctctgagttccctcacgtccttgctaaaaccctagcctggacgcctctatttataaggaaaaatttgcgaccctaaaccgagttcgaatccaacacgaacacCTGTGTCCCAGTCGTTACTCTGACCGTGGAGCCTGCATACGACCTCagaaagcaaagttgttcgtctcgacgacgcgcacaactttcgcgtgaaccacttttccatcggaCTCGATCTTGAGGACCCTTTTGTTCAGTCTTTAACAACTCTCAACCAGCCAGGACTGGACCTGGATGtattcacgtcgatgccactccatgccaccAACtccttgtgatgtcttcaaaactcgaccatcacgtgtcgaatatctccgTCGATGTCATTCCATGCCACCAACtccttgtgatgtcttcaaaactcaaCCATCACGTGACCAATATCTCCAAGACTGTACATCTCCATCTCCgatataaacaacgtacgacaaaccggtaccctcccggatcatcgtagcctttacttccattgttccttcgcacgaacgtcccgcatgaccttgatccctcgacctcaacttctcccaagcttcgtccctcgatcccatCATCGGCCACGTCCCTcaagctccggcaacacctcaAAGCGAACAGACAAATAActagtacgagcacaagtccacaacTTGACTGAGAGTAAGTTTcaacacaac includes:
- the LOC100836363 gene encoding uncharacterized protein LOC100836363, whose product is MEGVGARLGRSSARYGPATTFTGPVRKWRKEWVPIAAAAATAASAATSSTAAGSRGNNLVLFKWTPLNGANGGAGEGDGEQAAAAAETATRRRRYVPVSIVEDQRQESAKSDDENKANDGDPSSTETEPSNGKTNIDDTPMDESQASDEARDSGNNGGGTDLNLNLGPKDPDDEDEGDTGEQNEARTEHRLKRKSVTPDLEMRM